In Colwellia sp. M166, a genomic segment contains:
- the yjgA gene encoding ribosome biogenesis factor YjgA — protein MPQSANDIDELEEELLSKSEIKREMHRLQDFGLVIVKMSKHQRSKLPLTDELKASMVLADKIANKHEALRRHVRHIAKILAETDLEPIKQAMDVMANKHQQESAKFDKLEKIRDELITQGNDNIEDLLAQCETMERQKLRQLVRQAKKEHKEEKVGKHYRDLFAYLKEHVIF, from the coding sequence ATGCCCCAGTCTGCCAACGATATCGATGAATTAGAAGAAGAATTACTGAGTAAATCGGAAATAAAACGAGAAATGCATCGACTGCAAGACTTTGGCCTTGTCATCGTCAAAATGTCGAAGCATCAACGCAGTAAATTACCACTGACTGATGAGCTTAAAGCTTCAATGGTGCTAGCAGATAAAATTGCCAACAAGCACGAAGCATTACGTCGCCATGTGCGCCACATTGCTAAAATACTAGCTGAAACTGATCTTGAGCCGATTAAACAAGCAATGGATGTTATGGCTAATAAGCATCAACAAGAATCAGCGAAGTTTGATAAATTAGAAAAAATTCGTGATGAACTTATCACCCAAGGTAATGACAACATCGAAGACTTGCTAGCCCAGTGTGAAACAATGGAAAGACAGAAACTTCGACAATTAGTGCGCCAGGCGAAAAAAGAGCATAAAGAAGAGAAGGTGGGTAAACATTATCGTGACCTGTTTGCCTACTTAAAAGAGCATGTGATTTTTTAA
- the dapA gene encoding 4-hydroxy-tetrahydrodipicolinate synthase, with amino-acid sequence MNQKESLEYNSLTEQPLVWTALITPLFADGAIDYASLKHLALQQNKAKNGILLLGSTGEGIALSAEERLTIVEYVSAMSLDVPLMVAVGGYNLNEQSAWIEQCNQLPISAYLLTSPIYAKPGPKGQAAWFKALLDSAKLPCMLYNVPSRTGGEIALSALQQVQSHENCWALKEASGDLNKLLAYRQHCPNVELYSGEDAMMPYLAAADVKGLVSVCANVWPEATRRYVELALAKNHAGLFPLWHQAISALFQVTSPIAVKVLLAELNVISSATLRLPLCQDELAEDHGLQAIDQRIQQWLLSQTINTVSQMDRSDSDTALHSPLEETNLRELTS; translated from the coding sequence ATGAATCAAAAAGAATCTTTAGAATATAATTCCCTTACAGAGCAACCTTTGGTCTGGACTGCTTTGATCACGCCATTATTTGCTGATGGTGCAATTGATTATGCCAGTTTAAAACACTTAGCGTTACAGCAAAATAAGGCAAAAAATGGCATTTTGTTATTGGGTAGCACGGGAGAAGGTATAGCGTTATCCGCTGAAGAGCGTTTAACAATTGTTGAATATGTTAGCGCCATGTCATTAGACGTGCCATTGATGGTTGCGGTAGGAGGCTATAACCTCAATGAACAGAGTGCTTGGATAGAACAATGTAACCAATTACCGATCAGTGCTTATTTACTGACTAGCCCTATTTACGCCAAGCCAGGTCCGAAGGGGCAAGCTGCATGGTTTAAGGCGTTACTTGATAGCGCTAAACTGCCTTGTATGTTGTATAACGTGCCGTCAAGAACGGGCGGCGAGATTGCCCTTAGTGCTTTGCAGCAAGTGCAAAGTCATGAAAATTGCTGGGCATTAAAAGAAGCCAGTGGTGATCTCAATAAACTGTTAGCGTACCGTCAACATTGCCCTAATGTTGAGCTATATAGTGGCGAAGATGCCATGATGCCGTATCTCGCGGCGGCAGATGTTAAAGGCTTAGTGTCGGTTTGTGCCAACGTTTGGCCTGAAGCAACCCGTAGATATGTCGAGTTAGCTTTAGCTAAAAATCATGCCGGTCTCTTTCCGCTCTGGCATCAAGCAATCTCGGCATTATTTCAAGTGACGAGTCCAATTGCAGTAAAAGTTTTACTCGCTGAATTGAACGTTATTAGCTCAGCGACGCTACGTTTGCCACTTTGCCAAGACGAGCTTGCAGAAGATCATGGCTTACAAGCTATTGACCAAAGAATTCAACAATGGCTGCTTAGCCAGACTATAAATACTGTATCCCAGATGGATCGCTCTGATAGCGATACTGCGTTACATTCCCCTTTAGAAGAAACTAACTTACGAGAACTAACTTCATGA
- a CDS encoding 2,3,4,5-tetrahydropyridine-2,6-dicarboxylate N-succinyltransferase, producing MTWQQTLTDLETGKTRAAVQDSNGHWQVNTEVKHAILAAFKAGENIEFEGAYRGFVDKHNLPAREFTVSDQVRMVPGGSSVRRGAYVAPGVIIMPPAYINVGAFVDSGTMVDSHALIGSCAQIGKNVHVSAAVQIGGVLEPIGASPVIIEDNAFLSAGVIIVEGIVVKKGAVLAPGVSLSASVPVYDCVNNLMLAKGADIPENAVVVPGTRPVAGAWAEQHGLNMACALIVKYRDEKSNAALELESVLR from the coding sequence ATGACTTGGCAGCAAACATTAACAGATTTAGAAACCGGTAAAACTCGAGCAGCAGTACAAGATAGCAATGGCCACTGGCAAGTTAACACTGAAGTTAAACACGCTATTTTAGCGGCATTTAAAGCTGGAGAAAATATTGAGTTTGAAGGCGCTTATCGTGGTTTTGTTGATAAACATAATTTACCTGCGCGTGAATTTACCGTTAGTGATCAGGTAAGAATGGTGCCGGGTGGCTCATCGGTTCGTCGTGGTGCTTATGTCGCACCAGGTGTGATTATTATGCCACCCGCTTATATTAATGTTGGTGCATTTGTTGACAGCGGTACTATGGTTGATAGTCATGCATTGATAGGTTCGTGTGCACAAATTGGTAAGAATGTGCATGTTTCTGCGGCGGTACAAATTGGTGGTGTGCTTGAGCCTATCGGTGCAAGCCCAGTGATTATTGAAGATAATGCTTTTTTGAGCGCTGGGGTGATTATTGTGGAAGGGATTGTGGTGAAAAAAGGTGCGGTTCTAGCACCGGGGGTTTCTTTATCAGCATCAGTACCTGTATATGATTGCGTTAATAACTTAATGTTAGCCAAAGGTGCTGATATTCCTGAAAATGCCGTGGTTGTGCCCGGTACACGCCCTGTTGCCGGTGCTTGGGCTGAGCAACACGGGCTTAATATGGCTTGTGCGTTAATTGTTAAATACCGTGATGAAAAAAGTAATGCCGCCTTAGAGCTTGAATCAGTACTGCGTTAG
- a CDS encoding PLP-dependent decarboxylase produces MPPSDDIAEDEAGFFLYDLDSLKQHLSLLMQQDVIKLWFAVKANPLSRVIQTLAQQGFNFDVASQGELSQVLAQDIAADRILNTGPAKSKSQMKAFLRQGVRTFVVESLNQLQWLNQAANELSCRPQVLLRVQLQWQEGEKNPLGGNEVTAFGLSCDEWQTIKVADFSALNINGLHIFQWGNMLSNARMFELWSQMVTPLLTLAENLGMNLEVLDLGGGLGVDYLQTEQGLSWPTIINDLAIIKARAGVSELWLELGRYAVAEMGYYLTSVVDRKQNFQQQQLVLAGGINHLLRPAITEQPFPVAMLRESTASPRYFDLHGPLCTSLDKLGTLAIADDVGVGDQLVFGLAGAYGFTESMPFFLCHQVAAEYVLQRGKIEQVRTAEPASWYLR; encoded by the coding sequence ATGCCGCCTAGCGATGATATAGCAGAAGATGAAGCGGGTTTTTTTCTTTATGATTTAGATTCTCTTAAGCAACATTTATCGCTGCTCATGCAACAAGATGTTATTAAGCTTTGGTTTGCTGTTAAGGCAAACCCTTTGTCGCGAGTAATACAAACCTTAGCGCAGCAAGGCTTTAATTTTGATGTTGCTAGCCAAGGCGAATTGAGCCAAGTATTAGCGCAAGATATTGCTGCAGATCGCATCTTAAATACAGGCCCAGCAAAGTCAAAATCTCAGATGAAAGCTTTTTTACGCCAAGGTGTACGCACTTTCGTGGTTGAAAGTTTAAACCAACTACAATGGCTAAACCAAGCAGCTAATGAACTCTCTTGTCGACCACAAGTGCTATTAAGAGTGCAATTGCAATGGCAAGAGGGTGAAAAAAACCCCTTAGGTGGTAATGAAGTTACGGCTTTTGGCTTATCTTGTGATGAATGGCAAACAATCAAGGTAGCTGATTTTTCAGCATTGAATATCAATGGTTTACATATTTTTCAATGGGGAAATATGCTCAGCAATGCACGTATGTTTGAGTTGTGGTCGCAAATGGTTACGCCACTATTAACCTTAGCTGAAAATTTGGGCATGAACTTAGAAGTATTAGATTTAGGCGGGGGCTTAGGTGTTGACTATTTACAAACAGAGCAAGGTTTGAGTTGGCCGACAATTATTAATGACTTAGCAATAATAAAAGCGCGTGCTGGTGTCAGTGAACTTTGGTTAGAGTTAGGTCGTTATGCCGTTGCTGAAATGGGCTATTACCTAACTTCTGTGGTCGATCGTAAGCAGAATTTTCAGCAACAACAATTAGTACTAGCAGGGGGGATTAATCATTTATTACGCCCTGCGATTACGGAACAGCCATTTCCAGTTGCTATGCTCAGAGAGTCTACAGCAAGCCCGCGTTATTTTGATTTGCATGGTCCACTTTGTACCAGTTTAGATAAATTGGGCACACTAGCAATAGCTGATGATGTCGGTGTTGGTGATCAGCTAGTCTTTGGTTTGGCTGGCGCCTATGGTTTTACTGAAAGTATGCCGTTCTTTCTTTGCCATCAAGTGGCTGCCGAATACGTTTTACAGCGCGGAAAAATTGAGCAGGTGCGGACAGCAGAGCCAGCGTCATGGTATTTACGCTGA
- a CDS encoding DsbA family protein has product MRLKIKWLHSQFRQEILIFRYFMLGRFFGQKAQAEVYLSLNDPHSFMLVQMLSRLSKQYSLNFKVLFIWGALPGITISPKLYRQWAIKDANLIAEQYQLVNITHEPSLLVLTTGQQTWQLLVNNIENAEQIFIKTWGDQYTEHLQTSTPPINHQVKNQIRLQEKGHYAPANIFFAGHWFVGVDRLYHFENLLLKFALMDHTTAALAPTIRLEKPTHANDCLANSAKTKATQLASIHSEPLVVYLSLRSPYSYLGFVQAIALAERNQLELVIKPVLPLLMRGASIPVVKQKYIYLDSIREAKKLGIEFTGFVDPLGDGVFNAYRFFAWAEQQGKATEYMLACFRAIYVDGIELADAVNVDKIMKNLALNVDDARAFQQTHDWQQWADVNQVALNKLNLWGVPCFTYGTCSYWGQDRIPLLEKEIKSLLSNC; this is encoded by the coding sequence TTGCGATTAAAAATAAAATGGCTACATAGTCAATTTAGGCAAGAGATATTAATCTTTCGTTATTTTATGCTTGGACGTTTTTTTGGTCAAAAAGCGCAAGCTGAAGTGTATTTGTCACTCAATGATCCACATAGCTTTATGTTGGTACAAATGCTATCTCGCTTATCAAAGCAGTATAGTCTCAATTTTAAAGTGCTTTTTATTTGGGGGGCGTTACCGGGGATTACCATTTCACCAAAACTCTATCGGCAATGGGCTATTAAAGATGCTAATTTAATTGCTGAACAGTATCAACTCGTTAACATTACTCATGAGCCTTCATTGCTAGTATTAACTACGGGCCAGCAAACATGGCAACTCCTGGTGAATAATATTGAAAATGCGGAACAAATTTTTATAAAAACCTGGGGTGATCAATACACTGAACATCTGCAGACCTCGACACCCCCTATAAATCATCAAGTTAAAAATCAAATACGCTTGCAAGAAAAAGGACATTATGCCCCAGCAAACATTTTTTTTGCTGGCCATTGGTTTGTGGGGGTTGATCGCTTATATCACTTTGAAAACCTGTTATTGAAGTTTGCTTTAATGGATCATACAACCGCTGCACTTGCGCCGACTATTAGGCTTGAAAAACCGACGCATGCTAATGATTGCTTAGCTAATAGCGCTAAGACTAAAGCCACACAGCTAGCTAGTATTCACTCAGAGCCTTTGGTGGTGTATTTATCCTTACGTAGTCCTTATTCTTATTTAGGTTTTGTGCAAGCGATTGCTTTAGCTGAGCGTAATCAACTTGAGCTTGTTATCAAGCCGGTATTGCCTCTATTGATGCGTGGTGCATCGATTCCTGTGGTTAAACAAAAATATATTTACTTAGATTCGATACGGGAGGCTAAAAAACTAGGCATTGAGTTTACCGGTTTTGTCGATCCTTTAGGTGATGGTGTCTTTAATGCTTACCGTTTCTTCGCTTGGGCTGAGCAACAAGGCAAAGCAACTGAGTATATGCTAGCGTGTTTTCGAGCAATTTATGTTGACGGTATTGAGTTAGCTGATGCTGTTAATGTTGATAAGATAATGAAAAATTTAGCTTTAAATGTCGATGATGCTCGTGCTTTTCAGCAAACGCATGATTGGCAGCAATGGGCTGATGTCAATCAAGTGGCGTTGAATAAGTTAAACCTTTGGGGTGTACCTTGTTTTACTTACGGTACATGCAGTTATTGGGGGCAAGATCGTATTCCATTATTGGAAAAAGAAATAAAATCATTACTATCAAATTGTTAG
- a CDS encoding succinylglutamate desuccinylase/aspartoacylase family protein, with the protein MNVISKEVMHVGEMASGAALTVPVYRIKGKEQGPDVYIQANMHGAEVQGNAVIFQLLEQLKTLELNSSITLVPYANPVACNHKNGEYTLGRFDPITGVNWNRMYYFAADIIEPFAQAYLSHSAIEIERAFKALLLEQIEQKLNHNIYGLTTGQRIAFQLQQLAHQADIVLDLHTGPISSKHLYCPEYAKESAKYFDIPHTLLIPNSFDGALDEATFCPWWQLKLAFAQLGRDFSITKADENYAQDLIIKESFTVELGSQEQIDLDVAHEDAQGILSYLQYQGVIKSNDFHPKSMIRYSCMLADYKALYSPMGGMVDYLAEFGQPLAAGEPLARILRMDNYGDGDPLHYISLDHPVIPILHFASASVNQGTELYKVFSQYSIL; encoded by the coding sequence ATGAATGTAATTAGTAAAGAAGTTATGCACGTCGGTGAAATGGCCAGTGGCGCGGCGCTAACGGTGCCGGTTTATCGGATCAAGGGTAAAGAGCAGGGGCCAGATGTTTATATTCAAGCCAATATGCACGGCGCAGAAGTACAGGGCAATGCGGTTATTTTTCAACTCTTAGAGCAGTTAAAAACACTTGAACTTAACAGCAGTATTACATTAGTGCCTTATGCAAACCCTGTTGCATGTAACCATAAAAATGGTGAGTACACTTTAGGGCGTTTTGATCCCATCACTGGTGTTAACTGGAATCGAATGTACTATTTTGCTGCTGATATCATTGAACCTTTTGCACAAGCCTATTTGAGCCACTCAGCTATTGAAATAGAGCGTGCCTTTAAAGCTTTACTGTTGGAGCAGATTGAGCAAAAACTTAATCATAATATTTATGGCCTGACTACTGGGCAGCGTATTGCTTTTCAATTACAGCAATTAGCCCATCAAGCTGATATTGTTTTAGACCTACATACCGGTCCTATTTCGAGCAAACATTTATATTGTCCCGAATATGCGAAGGAAAGTGCCAAGTACTTTGATATTCCACATACCTTGTTAATTCCTAACAGTTTTGATGGCGCGTTAGATGAAGCAACTTTTTGTCCTTGGTGGCAGCTAAAGCTTGCGTTTGCTCAGTTAGGGCGTGATTTTTCGATAACGAAAGCGGATGAAAATTATGCGCAAGATTTAATTATTAAAGAAAGCTTTACTGTTGAATTAGGCTCACAAGAACAAATAGATTTAGATGTTGCCCATGAAGATGCACAAGGTATTTTAAGTTATTTACAATATCAAGGCGTGATAAAGAGTAACGATTTTCACCCTAAAAGCATGATCCGATATAGCTGCATGCTAGCCGATTACAAAGCATTATATTCACCAATGGGTGGCATGGTAGATTATTTAGCTGAATTTGGTCAACCATTAGCGGCAGGAGAGCCTTTAGCTCGAATTCTTCGAATGGATAATTACGGTGATGGCGATCCATTACACTACATTAGCTTAGATCATCCCGTGATTCCTATTTTGCACTTTGCGTCAGCGAGCGTTAATCAAGGCACTGAACTTTATAAAGTGTTTAGTCAGTACAGTATTTTATAA
- a CDS encoding methyltransferase encodes MAISNINQLLIRNLEAFAATRPLLVNIADDGFIAQYLVQHNVTQLDSYHSNYAEYQAAKRIVNPRIKSHFCVEYQAKNQHDMAIIHFPKSKAEFSFTLAMLAQSMAKDATIIIVGENKGGIKSAEKLSSEYLEFCHKVDSARHCLMYVGKFKASLPHFDLQQFYKYYSIKVQEKQLKIAALPGVFSQNALDTGTEVLLAHLPKNMSGKVLDFGCGAGVISAYIATVYPETKLSLVDVSALALHSAQTTLTLNQLTGEYIASDSLSNVQERYNFVISNPPFHQGVKTHYAATEHFLAQIKQNLHKNSCVTIVANSFLKYAPIMEQAIGKTQTLAIEKGFAIYQCELNNKIEKNN; translated from the coding sequence ATGGCAATAAGCAATATTAACCAATTATTGATCCGTAATCTCGAGGCTTTTGCAGCAACACGACCTCTTTTGGTTAATATTGCCGACGACGGTTTTATTGCACAATATTTAGTCCAACATAATGTAACTCAACTGGATAGTTACCATAGTAATTACGCGGAATATCAAGCAGCAAAGCGCATAGTTAACCCTCGCATAAAAAGTCATTTTTGTGTTGAATATCAAGCAAAAAATCAACATGACATGGCGATTATTCATTTCCCCAAAAGTAAAGCAGAGTTCAGCTTCACTTTAGCTATGCTTGCTCAGTCAATGGCCAAGGATGCCACTATTATCATAGTTGGAGAAAATAAAGGCGGTATAAAATCAGCTGAAAAATTAAGCAGTGAATACTTAGAGTTTTGCCATAAGGTTGACAGTGCTCGCCATTGTTTAATGTATGTAGGGAAGTTTAAAGCATCGCTTCCTCATTTTGACTTACAACAATTTTACAAATATTACTCGATAAAAGTTCAAGAAAAGCAACTAAAGATTGCTGCATTACCTGGCGTATTTAGTCAAAACGCTTTAGATACTGGCACGGAAGTTTTATTAGCTCACTTACCTAAAAATATGAGCGGAAAAGTCTTAGATTTTGGCTGTGGCGCCGGTGTTATTTCGGCTTACATAGCGACAGTTTACCCAGAAACAAAGCTATCTTTAGTTGATGTCAGTGCCTTGGCATTACACTCAGCACAAACGACATTAACCTTAAATCAGTTAACCGGTGAGTACATCGCTTCAGACAGTTTATCAAATGTACAAGAGCGCTATAACTTTGTTATCTCTAACCCACCGTTTCATCAAGGGGTAAAAACTCATTATGCCGCTACAGAACATTTTTTAGCTCAAATCAAACAAAATTTACATAAAAATTCATGTGTTACCATTGTTGCTAACAGCTTTTTAAAATATGCACCGATCATGGAACAAGCGATAGGTAAAACACAAACTTTAGCTATCGAAAAAGGCTTCGCCATCTATCAGTGTGAGCTGAATAACAAAATTGAAAAAAATAACTAA
- a CDS encoding sensor histidine kinase, whose protein sequence is MPPTKRIWSIRRIFLISIIGFVSLLSIVSISILAKQYINSYNILASSHIKYWASVVADESRDYLVNSERQALNDNLSISEKIPNLNYLHIYQLNKQAENTELFYSYKRNQRRSAITEKSNDYAHLSVPRFREKYVEYMQAIKVDENVIGFIYLQSSTEHITLLTDKLLITSTVLIIIIIIIVTFIALQLERYISAPFFTLINTIQIASRQKNFRQQCQAMPYREADMLSQNINILFTRMEKHIAQLDAAEQQSIEHSHELEDKINKRTAALKESNQDLLSTLEKLHQFQGQLVESEKMASLGDMVAGVAHEVNTPIGLGVTASTLLADRLEDIKTNFENKTLKSSQLKKFLNEGSENVAIIYRNLNRAADLISSFKKVAVDQSSEEVRTFKVKELLSEVLLTLRPKLHCLPYVIDIDCPDNLTIVSKPGPINQILINLVMNSIIHGFEGREAGRISITVMPLSNQLNILFKDDGHGVNESIKNKVFEPFTTTKRGEGGSGLGLHLVYNLVTQALGGSIVLNSELGKGVSIEINFPIN, encoded by the coding sequence ATGCCACCAACCAAACGTATTTGGTCTATTCGTCGGATTTTTCTGATCTCAATCATCGGCTTTGTTTCGCTACTGTCTATCGTCAGCATTTCAATCTTAGCTAAACAATATATTAATAGTTACAATATATTAGCATCAAGCCATATCAAATATTGGGCAAGTGTTGTAGCTGATGAAAGTCGAGATTATTTAGTTAATTCAGAACGACAAGCGCTAAATGATAATTTATCTATTTCCGAGAAAATTCCTAATTTAAATTACCTGCATATTTATCAACTCAACAAACAAGCAGAAAATACTGAACTTTTTTACAGTTATAAACGTAACCAACGCCGCTCAGCTATCACCGAGAAATCAAACGACTATGCTCACTTATCAGTGCCAAGATTTAGAGAGAAATACGTTGAGTATATGCAGGCTATCAAAGTTGATGAGAACGTCATTGGCTTTATTTATCTACAAAGTAGTACCGAACACATCACTCTTCTCACCGATAAGTTACTCATCACGAGTACGGTACTCATTATTATCATTATTATTATTGTCACTTTCATCGCATTGCAGCTTGAACGTTATATTAGTGCACCATTTTTTACCTTAATTAACACCATTCAAATTGCTTCTCGGCAAAAAAACTTTCGACAACAATGCCAAGCAATGCCCTATCGTGAAGCGGATATGTTAAGCCAAAACATTAATATTTTATTTACCCGTATGGAAAAACACATTGCACAATTAGACGCTGCTGAGCAGCAAAGTATTGAGCATTCACACGAACTAGAAGATAAAATTAACAAACGTACTGCCGCGTTAAAAGAGTCAAACCAAGATTTACTTTCTACCTTAGAAAAGCTTCATCAATTTCAGGGCCAATTAGTGGAAAGTGAAAAAATGGCTTCTTTAGGAGATATGGTCGCAGGTGTTGCCCATGAAGTAAATACACCGATAGGTCTAGGGGTAACCGCTTCGACATTGTTGGCTGATAGATTAGAAGATATTAAAACTAATTTTGAAAACAAAACATTAAAATCTAGTCAATTGAAGAAATTCCTTAACGAAGGCAGTGAAAATGTTGCCATTATCTATCGTAATTTAAATCGAGCAGCTGATCTTATTTCTAGCTTCAAAAAAGTCGCGGTGGATCAATCAAGCGAAGAAGTACGCACTTTTAAAGTTAAAGAACTGCTCAGTGAAGTATTGCTCACTCTCAGGCCAAAATTACATTGCTTACCTTATGTTATTGATATTGACTGCCCCGATAATTTAACGATTGTCAGCAAACCAGGACCTATCAATCAAATTTTAATTAACTTGGTGATGAATTCAATCATCCATGGTTTTGAAGGGAGGGAGGCTGGTCGAATCTCAATAACGGTCATGCCACTCAGTAATCAACTTAATATTCTTTTTAAAGATGATGGTCATGGCGTTAATGAGTCAATAAAAAATAAAGTTTTTGAACCTTTTACTACCACAAAACGTGGAGAAGGCGGCAGTGGTTTGGGCTTACATTTAGTCTATAATTTAGTTACCCAAGCACTTGGCGGCTCAATCGTTTTAAATAGTGAGTTAGGTAAAGGGGTTAGTATTGAAATTAACTTTCCCATTAACTAG
- the arcA gene encoding two-component system response regulator ArcA yields the protein MQKPHILIVEDEDVTRFNLRNLFEAEGYQVSEAIDGDSMEKQLQTNQVNLVIMDINLPGKNGLLLARELTKNNDLALIFLTGRDSDIDKILGLEIGADDYLTKPFNPRELTIRARNILNRILPSSVEKDDAIIYFNQWSLNGNSRKMITPDNREISIPRGEYRALRLLIANAGQIVTRQQLIKEMTGRDLRSNDRTVDVTIRRLRKHFESVPDSPELINTIHGEGYRFIGRVEKVASNNN from the coding sequence ATGCAAAAACCGCATATACTAATCGTAGAAGACGAAGACGTGACACGCTTTAATCTGCGAAATCTATTTGAAGCTGAAGGCTATCAAGTGTCTGAAGCAATAGATGGTGACAGCATGGAGAAGCAACTGCAAACTAATCAAGTAAATCTCGTTATTATGGATATAAACTTACCGGGGAAAAATGGCCTCTTATTAGCCCGTGAGTTGACCAAAAACAATGATTTAGCATTAATTTTCCTTACCGGTCGAGACAGCGATATTGACAAAATTTTGGGACTAGAGATTGGTGCCGATGACTACCTTACTAAACCGTTTAATCCGCGCGAATTAACTATTCGCGCACGTAATATTTTAAACCGCATATTGCCAAGCAGTGTAGAAAAAGATGATGCGATTATTTATTTTAATCAATGGTCGCTTAATGGCAACTCTCGAAAAATGATCACTCCGGATAATAGAGAAATATCAATTCCACGTGGTGAATACCGAGCGCTGCGCTTGCTTATTGCTAATGCCGGACAAATTGTTACCCGCCAGCAACTGATCAAAGAAATGACCGGCCGAGATCTACGTTCTAACGACCGAACGGTTGATGTCACTATTCGTCGTCTACGTAAACATTTCGAATCTGTGCCCGACTCACCGGAATTAATCAACACTATTCACGGGGAAGGTTATCGCTTTATTGGCCGAGTAGAAAAAGTTGCAAGTAACAACAATTAA
- a CDS encoding Hpt domain-containing protein codes for MIATEQLDLSLINGYLEALDIAIIQQMLDLYIQQSALYLAAINTAIVAEDQKAWQEHCHKMKGSAASAGLSQVHQKLVAIEKMTENWQVKVTHLHVLTQLNQQAIEVFRQWLAKQ; via the coding sequence ATGATAGCAACGGAACAATTAGATTTAAGTTTAATTAATGGTTATTTAGAGGCATTAGATATAGCAATTATCCAGCAAATGTTAGATTTATATATTCAACAGTCTGCGCTGTATTTAGCTGCCATTAATACTGCTATCGTTGCTGAGGATCAAAAAGCATGGCAAGAACATTGTCATAAAATGAAGGGGTCTGCAGCGAGCGCCGGTTTATCTCAAGTGCATCAAAAACTTGTCGCGATTGAAAAAATGACTGAAAATTGGCAAGTTAAAGTTACTCATTTACATGTATTAACTCAACTAAATCAGCAAGCTATTGAGGTTTTTCGGCAATGGCTTGCTAAGCAGTAA